The following coding sequences are from one Primulina eburnea isolate SZY01 chromosome 15, ASM2296580v1, whole genome shotgun sequence window:
- the LOC140813548 gene encoding ubiquitin-conjugating enzyme E2 28-like — MASKRILKELKDLQKDPPTSCSAGPVGEDMFHWQATIMGPQDSPYAGGVFLVTIHFPPDYPFKPPKVAFRTKVFHPNINSNGSICLDILKEQWSPALTISKVLLSICSLLTDPNPDDPLVPEIAHMYKTDRAKYEQTARSWTQKYAMG, encoded by the exons ATGGCTTCGAAACGGATTTTGAAGGAGCTTAAGGATCTTCAGAAAGATCCACCCACATCATGCAGCGCTG GTCCAGTTGGGGAGGATATGTTTCACTGGCAAGCAACAATAATGGGGCCTCAAGATAGCCCTTATGCAGGAGGAGTATTTCTAGTCACTATTCATTTCCCCCCTGATTATCCATTCAAACCTCCTAAG GTGGCGTTCAGGACAAAAGTTTTTCACCCAAACATAAACAGCAATGGCAGTATTTGCCTTGATATCTTGAAGGAGCAGTGGAGTCCTGCTCTAACCATATCTAAG GTATTGCTCTCCATTTGCTCTCTTTTGACGGATCCAAATCCCGATGATCCACTGGTACCAGAAATCGCTCATATGTACAAGACGGACCGAGCCAAATATGAGCAAACTGCAAGGAGCTGGACCCAGAAATACGCTATGGGTTAG
- the LOC140813546 gene encoding uncharacterized protein isoform X1: protein MEDRGSGGSFVAVRRISQGLDRGSACHSTSEEVVAGSAAWLGRGLSCVCAQRRDSDARPSFDLTPAQERCLQRLQNRIDISYDSSIPEHQKALRELWHAAFPKEELCGLISDQWKEMGWQGKDPSTDFRGGGFISLENLLYFARNFPRSFQDLLRKQEGNRAMWEYPFAVAGVNITFMLIQMLDLEAVKPQMLVGATFLKFLAENESAFDLLYCIAFKLMDHQWLAMHASYMDFNAVMKATRRQLETELLQEDITRLEDLPSYALLSR from the exons ATGGAAGATAGAGGAAGCGGAGGATCTTTTGTAGCGGTGAGGCGAATTTCGCAGGGGCTCGATCGCGGAAGTGCTTGCCATTCTACATCTG AGGAGGTTGTGGCAGGATCAGCTGCATGGCTTGGCAGAGGCCTTTCATGCGTTTGTGCTCAGAGAAGAGACAGTGATGCTAGGCCATCATTTGACTTGACACCTGCACAG GAGAGATGCTTACAGAGGCTACAGAACCGGATAGATATTTCCTACGATAGTTCCATTCCTGAACATCAG AAAGCTCTGCGGGAATTGTGGCATGCTGCCTTTCCTAAGGAGGAACTTTGTGGCTTAATATCGGATCAATGGAAGGAAATGGGCTGGCAAGGAAAAGATCCATCTACTGATTTTCG GGGTGGTGGATTCATATCATTAGAAAATTTGCTGTACTTCGCGAGGAATTTTCCA AGATCCTTTCAGGATCTTCTTCGGAAACAAGAAGGCAATAGGGCGATGTGGGAATACCCGTTTGCCGTAGCCGGTGTCAACATCACATTCATGCTTATTCAGATGCTTGATCTTGAAGCAG TGAAGCCCCAAATGCTCGTGGGAGCAACCTTCTTGAAGTTTCTCGCAG AGAATGAATCCGCGTTTGACCTTCTATATTGTATAGCATTCAAGCTAATGGACCATCAGTGGCTTGCTATGCATGCTTCCTACATGGATTTTAAC GCTGTGATGAAAGCCACGCGACGGCAGCTGGAAACAGAGCTTTTGCAGGAAGACATAACACGCCTCGAAGATTTACCTTCTTACGCCCTTCTCAGTCGATAA
- the LOC140813546 gene encoding uncharacterized protein isoform X2: MPKCIEISEEVVAGSAAWLGRGLSCVCAQRRDSDARPSFDLTPAQERCLQRLQNRIDISYDSSIPEHQKALRELWHAAFPKEELCGLISDQWKEMGWQGKDPSTDFRGGGFISLENLLYFARNFPRSFQDLLRKQEGNRAMWEYPFAVAGVNITFMLIQMLDLEAVKPQMLVGATFLKFLAENESAFDLLYCIAFKLMDHQWLAMHASYMDFNAVMKATRRQLETELLQEDITRLEDLPSYALLSR, translated from the exons ATGCCTAAGTGCATTGAGATTTCGG AGGAGGTTGTGGCAGGATCAGCTGCATGGCTTGGCAGAGGCCTTTCATGCGTTTGTGCTCAGAGAAGAGACAGTGATGCTAGGCCATCATTTGACTTGACACCTGCACAG GAGAGATGCTTACAGAGGCTACAGAACCGGATAGATATTTCCTACGATAGTTCCATTCCTGAACATCAG AAAGCTCTGCGGGAATTGTGGCATGCTGCCTTTCCTAAGGAGGAACTTTGTGGCTTAATATCGGATCAATGGAAGGAAATGGGCTGGCAAGGAAAAGATCCATCTACTGATTTTCG GGGTGGTGGATTCATATCATTAGAAAATTTGCTGTACTTCGCGAGGAATTTTCCA AGATCCTTTCAGGATCTTCTTCGGAAACAAGAAGGCAATAGGGCGATGTGGGAATACCCGTTTGCCGTAGCCGGTGTCAACATCACATTCATGCTTATTCAGATGCTTGATCTTGAAGCAG TGAAGCCCCAAATGCTCGTGGGAGCAACCTTCTTGAAGTTTCTCGCAG AGAATGAATCCGCGTTTGACCTTCTATATTGTATAGCATTCAAGCTAATGGACCATCAGTGGCTTGCTATGCATGCTTCCTACATGGATTTTAAC GCTGTGATGAAAGCCACGCGACGGCAGCTGGAAACAGAGCTTTTGCAGGAAGACATAACACGCCTCGAAGATTTACCTTCTTACGCCCTTCTCAGTCGATAA
- the LOC140814501 gene encoding probable WRKY transcription factor 12: MEGERGLPPIYDHLQVSFSAPHQEMGFVQFEDHNQVVSFLTLPSSLQSPINGDSPAKLAAAAASNTGSLRFNHTELVNRPSWNNDQIGALDPKSVNDQNCSANNNEGGNSWWRNGSSDKNKVKVRRKLREPRFCFQTRSDIDVLDDGYKWRKYGQKVVKNSLHPRSYYRCTHSNCRVKKRVERLSEDCRMVITTYEGRHNHSPCDDSNSPEQDCFASF; encoded by the exons ATGGAAGGAGAAAGAGGGCTGCCTCCCATTTACGATCACCTACAAGTTTCCTTTTCTGCGCCTCATCAAGAAATGGGGTTTGTACAGTTTGAAGATCATAATCAAGTCGTGAGCTTTTTGACGCTTCCCTCATCGCTGCAGTCTCCCATAAACGGCGACAGCCCCGCCAAGTTAGCCGCGGCTGCTGCAAGCAATACTGGTTCCTTAAGGTTCAATCATACAGAGCTCGTCAACAGACCCTCATGGAATAACGATCAG ATAGGAGCTCTGGATCCCAAGTCAGTAAACGATCAAAATTGCAGTGCAAACAACAATGAAGGTGGCAATTCATG GTGGAGGAATGGTTCATCAGATAAGAACAAAGTCAAAGTGAGGAGAAAGCTAAGGGAGCCAAGATTTTGTTTCCAGACAAGGAGTGACATAGATGTTCTTGATGATGGTTACAAATGGAGGAaatatggacagaaagttgTCAAGAACAGCCTTCATCCAAG AAGTTATTACCGATGTACTCACAGCAACTGTCGAGTCAAGAAGAGGGTCGAGCGACTATCGGAGGACTGTCGGATGGTAATAACGACCTACGAAGGCCGACACAACCACTCGCCTTGCGACGATTCAAATTCCCCAGAACAAGATTGTTTCGCCTCATTTTAA